A genomic stretch from Desulfotignum balticum DSM 7044 includes:
- a CDS encoding molybdopterin-binding protein encodes MLKKIRVTDAVGKPLAHDITEIRPGEFKGPAFRKGHTVCDEDICHLQKLGKNHLYLIDLDEDEIHEDQAAAILAQGLAGEGVIWHDDPKEGKICLYAERDGLLNVDKAGLAAFNMVDEVMCAALHSYTRVTRGRQVAATRAVPLVMQKAPVERAAAIASRNGGILKVLPLISRRAGIVITGNEVFSGLITDKFTPILESKLADLGSVVSGISFAPDDADLIQQAVETHLKNGCDLILLTGGMSVDPDDVTRKGIHRAGADEMHYGAAALPGAMFMVAYIGKIPVVGVPACGLHHRTTVLDLILPRLLTGEHIGKKELAFLGHGGLCMDCPECVYPHCPFGKGM; translated from the coding sequence ATGTTGAAAAAAATTCGTGTCACAGATGCGGTGGGAAAACCCCTGGCCCATGACATCACGGAAATCAGGCCTGGAGAGTTCAAAGGCCCGGCGTTCAGAAAAGGCCACACCGTATGTGATGAAGATATCTGCCATTTGCAGAAACTGGGGAAAAACCATTTGTATCTCATCGACCTGGACGAAGATGAAATCCATGAGGACCAGGCCGCCGCCATCCTGGCTCAGGGGCTGGCCGGAGAAGGGGTCATTTGGCATGATGACCCGAAAGAGGGCAAGATCTGCCTGTATGCGGAAAGGGACGGGCTTCTGAATGTGGACAAGGCCGGCTTGGCCGCCTTCAACATGGTGGATGAGGTGATGTGCGCCGCCTTGCACAGTTATACCCGGGTCACCCGGGGCCGTCAGGTGGCAGCCACAAGGGCTGTTCCCCTGGTGATGCAAAAAGCCCCGGTGGAAAGGGCCGCAGCCATTGCCTCCCGAAACGGCGGTATTTTGAAAGTCCTTCCCTTGATCTCCCGGCGTGCGGGTATTGTGATCACGGGCAATGAAGTGTTCAGCGGCCTGATCACGGATAAATTTACTCCGATTCTGGAAAGCAAGCTGGCAGATCTGGGATCCGTGGTGTCCGGCATTTCTTTTGCGCCGGATGATGCCGATCTGATTCAACAGGCCGTCGAAACCCATCTCAAGAACGGGTGTGATTTAATTCTGCTCACCGGAGGCATGAGCGTGGACCCGGACGATGTGACCCGGAAAGGCATACACCGGGCCGGGGCCGATGAGATGCATTACGGGGCTGCAGCCCTTCCCGGAGCCATGTTCATGGTGGCTTATATCGGAAAAATCCCCGTGGTCGGGGTGCCTGCCTGCGGACTTCACCACCGGACCACGGTGCTGGATCTCATTTTGCCCCGGCTGCTGACCGGCGAACATATCGGTAAAAAAGAGCTGGCCTTCCTGGGCCATGGCGGGTTGTGTATGGACTGCCCGGAATGCGTCTACCCCCATTGCCCGTTCGGCAAAGGGATGTAG
- a CDS encoding FmdE family protein: MDAFETLLKSSAAAHGHLCPGQVVGVRMAMLGCRLIGLDNPGCREQIKKLLVYVEMDRCTADAVAHVTGVKLGRRSLKFMDYGIMAATFVNLETGQSFRVLSTEESRDLCDVYAPEIADKREQQLTAYQRMPESVLFRVQSVHVAVDELDLPGPTRQKKTCTRCGQVVRDGRHRMENGRPVCKLCAGQGYFSHAREITWPDMDQSPVI; this comes from the coding sequence ATGGACGCTTTTGAAACGCTGTTGAAAAGTTCAGCCGCAGCCCACGGGCACCTGTGCCCGGGCCAGGTGGTGGGGGTGAGAATGGCCATGCTCGGATGCCGGCTGATCGGTCTGGACAACCCCGGTTGCCGGGAGCAGATCAAAAAACTGCTGGTGTATGTGGAGATGGACCGGTGCACGGCCGATGCCGTGGCCCATGTCACGGGCGTCAAACTGGGCCGGCGGAGTCTCAAATTCATGGATTACGGGATCATGGCCGCCACCTTTGTCAACCTGGAAACGGGACAGTCTTTTCGAGTGCTTTCCACGGAAGAATCCCGGGATCTTTGTGATGTCTATGCCCCGGAGATTGCTGATAAAAGAGAACAACAGCTGACCGCTTATCAGCGTATGCCTGAAAGTGTGCTGTTCCGGGTGCAGTCCGTCCATGTGGCCGTCGATGAACTGGACCTGCCCGGTCCCACCCGGCAGAAAAAGACATGCACCCGGTGCGGCCAGGTGGTCAGAGACGGCCGGCACAGAATGGAAAACGGCCGGCCTGTGTGCAAGCTGTGCGCCGGCCAGGGGTATTTTTCCCATGCCAGGGAGATCACCTGGCCGGATATGGACCAGTCACCGGTCATTTGA
- a CDS encoding IS110 family transposase gives MTKKLDTTFIQIVHPVCCGLDVHKKKISACLITVDNNGKEQYEIKEFGTFTNDLVEMKNWLLNNECPVLAMESTGVYWRPVHNVLEGFMEVILVNARHIKNVPGRKTDISDSKWLAGLLRHGLLKGSFIPAKEIRQWRELTRIRRTYTESLADFKRRVHKLFETANIKIDSVVSDLFGVTGQNLISLLCDGSELNLATIEQNTKPGLKKKVVELHRSIQGFFEDHHRFQLIGLMEVMRSLEKQIDEITRRLEDLTSGHQDLLDRLDEVPGIDKKSAQSIVSEIGVTLDEFICTAALASWAGLCPGNNESAGKRKSGRASVRSHPFKTILIEVAWAAVRKKGSYYRAKYFKLKSRRGAKKAIVAIAHRISKAIFNIIKNGDHFMDLGEDYLTAQTRQKAINSIKKRANQLGYELVPCAN, from the coding sequence ATGACCAAGAAATTAGATACCACATTTATTCAGATTGTTCACCCTGTTTGTTGCGGTTTGGACGTTCATAAGAAAAAAATTTCAGCCTGTCTTATCACTGTGGATAATAACGGTAAGGAACAGTATGAGATTAAAGAATTTGGTACGTTCACCAACGATCTTGTCGAGATGAAGAATTGGTTGCTGAACAATGAATGCCCGGTATTGGCAATGGAAAGCACAGGCGTTTATTGGCGGCCGGTTCATAACGTTCTCGAAGGATTTATGGAAGTGATTCTTGTAAATGCCAGACACATCAAAAATGTTCCGGGACGTAAAACAGATATCAGCGACAGTAAATGGCTTGCCGGGCTCTTGAGACATGGCCTTTTAAAAGGCAGCTTTATTCCGGCAAAAGAGATACGCCAGTGGAGAGAACTGACAAGGATCAGAAGAACGTATACCGAATCTCTGGCTGATTTTAAACGACGTGTGCACAAGTTGTTTGAAACCGCCAACATTAAAATCGATTCCGTTGTATCTGATCTGTTTGGAGTTACAGGTCAAAATTTGATTTCATTATTATGCGACGGATCCGAATTGAATTTGGCAACAATTGAACAGAATACCAAACCCGGTCTGAAAAAAAAGGTTGTCGAACTGCATCGCAGTATTCAGGGTTTTTTTGAAGATCATCATCGGTTTCAATTAATTGGCCTGATGGAGGTAATGAGATCTTTGGAAAAACAAATCGATGAAATTACCCGGAGATTAGAAGATCTTACCTCTGGCCACCAGGATCTATTGGATCGATTGGATGAGGTACCAGGTATTGATAAGAAGTCGGCGCAATCAATTGTCAGCGAAATTGGTGTGACCCTCGATGAATTTATTTGTACAGCTGCGCTTGCCTCTTGGGCAGGCTTATGTCCGGGAAATAATGAAAGTGCCGGCAAAAGGAAGAGTGGCAGAGCTTCTGTGAGAAGTCACCCATTCAAAACCATATTGATCGAAGTGGCCTGGGCAGCAGTCCGGAAAAAAGGGTCATACTACAGGGCCAAATATTTTAAGCTGAAGTCCAGGCGTGGCGCAAAAAAAGCTATCGTTGCAATTGCACATAGAATATCAAAAGCAATTTTCAATATCATAAAAAATGGAGATCATTTCATGGACCTTGGTGAAGATTATTTGACTGCCCAGACAAGACAAAAGGCTATCAACAGCATTAAAAAGCGAGCCAATCAACTTGGTTATGAATTGGTTCCATGTGCGAATTGA